A genomic stretch from Corynebacterium sp. 21KM1197 includes:
- a CDS encoding FadD32-like long-chain-fatty-acid--AMP ligase, with product MNLQSALASFFNEKGEIAIDPRLTLPGLSELLYQKELAAGGGERPALRYWDYQGTGGAVDYTRSQINTRIKAVAARLQQVGQPGQRVAILMGNTPEYLFGFLGALYAGMTPVPLYDPREPGHDAHLRAVFHDSNPRLVLTNKLSAQAVRAYFSDLPGGERPRIIAIDALPDAVAASWTNPLEKPEAQAYLAERGVTAPLDLPAFLQYTSGSTRTPAGVMLTHRSVITNTLQIFAAGRLRTPMRLILWIPLHHDMGIILGMFALILGFEAEIMAPRDFVQQPSRWIEQMSKRDQDDDLAVYTVVPNFALDLAVRYGNPGENTDLSLVDGLVLGSEPITERSVTAFYEKFKDYGLQRSSLRPTYGLAEASLLVSTPQTEERPVIAYFDREALSEGRAQKVEKGHPAAVPLISNGQSVAPQRLAVVNPETRQEVPDGTIGELWNHGEHMAAGYLNRPEETAETFANTLAGRLAEGSRAAGAPDEGWLATGDLGAIIDDEVFITGRLKDLIVIAGRNHYPQDIEFTVGQATEQVEPTAIAAFSIPGEDVEHLVILAERVEGAAEDGDAEAIQAIRTAVSAAHGVTPKDVQILAAGSIARTSSAKIARRVARKHYLG from the coding sequence ATGAATCTTCAGTCCGCCCTGGCCTCGTTCTTCAACGAGAAGGGGGAGATCGCCATTGATCCCCGCCTCACCCTCCCCGGCCTGTCCGAACTGCTCTACCAGAAGGAACTTGCCGCCGGTGGTGGCGAGCGTCCGGCCCTGCGCTACTGGGATTACCAGGGCACCGGCGGGGCGGTGGACTACACGCGCTCCCAGATCAACACCAGGATCAAGGCCGTGGCCGCTCGCTTGCAGCAGGTGGGCCAGCCCGGCCAGCGCGTGGCCATTCTCATGGGCAATACCCCGGAGTACCTCTTCGGCTTCCTTGGCGCCCTGTATGCGGGCATGACCCCCGTGCCGCTGTACGATCCCCGCGAGCCCGGCCACGATGCCCACCTGCGGGCCGTGTTCCACGATTCCAACCCGCGCTTGGTACTCACCAATAAACTCTCCGCGCAGGCCGTGCGCGCCTACTTCTCCGATCTCCCCGGCGGCGAGCGCCCCCGCATTATCGCTATCGACGCCCTCCCGGACGCCGTGGCGGCCTCTTGGACCAACCCCCTGGAAAAGCCGGAGGCACAGGCCTACCTCGCGGAGCGGGGTGTGACCGCGCCGCTGGATCTCCCGGCCTTCTTGCAGTACACCTCGGGTTCCACGCGCACCCCGGCGGGCGTGATGCTCACCCACCGCTCGGTGATCACCAACACCCTCCAGATCTTTGCCGCTGGACGCCTGCGCACCCCCATGCGCCTGATTCTGTGGATTCCGCTCCACCACGATATGGGCATCATCCTGGGCATGTTCGCGCTCATCTTGGGCTTTGAGGCGGAGATAATGGCCCCGCGCGACTTCGTGCAGCAGCCCTCCCGCTGGATCGAGCAGATGAGCAAGCGCGACCAGGACGATGACCTCGCGGTGTACACGGTGGTGCCCAACTTTGCCCTCGATCTCGCGGTGCGCTACGGCAACCCCGGAGAAAACACCGACCTCTCCCTCGTGGATGGCCTGGTGCTGGGCTCCGAGCCGATCACGGAGCGCTCGGTGACCGCGTTCTACGAGAAGTTTAAGGATTATGGCTTGCAGCGCTCCAGCCTGCGCCCCACCTACGGCTTGGCGGAGGCCTCCCTGCTGGTGAGCACCCCGCAGACCGAGGAGCGCCCCGTGATCGCCTACTTTGACCGCGAGGCGCTCTCCGAGGGTCGGGCGCAGAAGGTGGAGAAGGGCCACCCGGCGGCCGTGCCGCTGATCTCCAACGGGCAGTCGGTGGCACCCCAGCGCTTGGCGGTGGTGAACCCGGAGACTCGCCAGGAGGTACCGGACGGCACCATCGGGGAACTGTGGAACCACGGCGAGCACATGGCCGCGGGCTATTTGAACCGCCCGGAGGAAACCGCTGAGACCTTTGCTAACACCCTGGCCGGGCGCTTGGCGGAGGGCTCCCGCGCGGCGGGCGCGCCGGACGAGGGCTGGCTGGCCACCGGCGACCTGGGCGCGATCATTGATGACGAGGTGTTCATCACCGGGCGTCTCAAGGATCTCATCGTGATCGCCGGGCGCAACCACTACCCCCAGGACATCGAGTTCACCGTGGGACAGGCCACGGAGCAGGTGGAGCCCACCGCGATCGCCGCCTTCTCCATCCCGGGCGAGGACGTGGAGCACCTGGTGATCCTCGCGGAGCGCGTCGAGGGGGCCGCCGAGGACGGCGACGCGGAGGCGATTCAGGCGATCCGCACGGCGGTGAGTGCGGCTCACGGCGTGACGCCCAAGGACGTGCAGATCTTGGCCGCGGGCAGCATCGCCAGGACGTCGAGC